The proteins below are encoded in one region of Aquisphaera giovannonii:
- a CDS encoding DUF1549 domain-containing protein, whose translation MRSNISPLLVALVLAGGPGRALAADFDRDVRPILERCCLGCHGPVRQKSGYRLDDREAAFRGGDRGEAAIVAGRPDESLLWAALTGGRDVPLMPPKESEAPRPTEAELGTIRAWIEQGAPWPEAPRAVTTAEARTGWAWRPIARPSIPPSKHANPIDAFLAARLAEKRLAMSAQADRRTLLRRVSFDLTGLPPTYEEVVEFQGDRRPDAYERVVDRLLSSPRYGERWARHWLDVVHFGETHGYDKDKPRPNAWPYRDYVIRAFNEDRPYPRFVQEQVAGDVLFPDTADGCEALGFIAAGPWDFIGHAEVPESKVDGKIARHLDRDDMVSNTMSTFCSVTVHCAQCHDHKFDPISQEDYYSLQAVFAALDRADRPYDRDPSLARRRRDLETRRDAARAVVDRIAALARDAGGAELAALESRLGAARKTASGDRRPEYGWHSGIAASESEAKWVQVDLGREVEIHRIVLAPCEDDFNNIGAGFGFPRRYRIEAGLDPAFVRGAAILVSREEADEPNPRSLPVHHAVRPTRARFVRVTATRLAPRQQDFIFALAELQVLDGSGGNAAIGAQVSSLDSIEAPARWSRRNLTDGIYPAAIAGDVAALEAERDRLLSRVLTHEMREARARAVADLSAIQADLDRLPPQGYVYAGTVHHGSGAFVGTGPSGGRPRPIAILPRGDVKKPGRVVGPGSLSAVTQLKSRFDIPPDGPEGERRAALARWLTDRDNPLPWRSIVNRVWQYHFGRGLVDTPNDFGRMGGTPSHPELLEWLAAWFRDDAHGSLKSLHRLIVTSASYRQRSDVNDPRAAEIDGENRLLWRMSRRKLEAEAIRDEVLAVAGKLDLGTLGGPGYRDFVIEHPEHSPHYQFHLADPDDHALHRRSIYRFIVRSQQQPWMAAMDCADPSLLVDRRNQTITPLQALAQLNDALIVAMSRHFADRVRGAGEVEAQVGLAFRLAIQRQPDPEELAELAGYVRRRGLENGCRLLLNLNEFHFAD comes from the coding sequence TTGCGATCGAACATCTCGCCGCTCCTCGTCGCGCTCGTCCTAGCCGGCGGCCCGGGGCGAGCCCTCGCCGCCGATTTCGACCGCGACGTCCGGCCCATCCTGGAGCGATGCTGCCTCGGTTGCCACGGGCCGGTCAGGCAGAAGAGCGGCTACCGGCTCGACGATCGGGAGGCCGCCTTCCGCGGCGGGGACCGCGGCGAAGCGGCCATCGTGGCCGGCAGGCCGGACGAGAGCCTCCTCTGGGCCGCCCTGACCGGGGGGCGGGATGTGCCCCTGATGCCCCCGAAGGAGAGCGAGGCCCCCCGGCCGACCGAGGCCGAGCTCGGAACCATCCGGGCCTGGATCGAGCAGGGCGCCCCATGGCCGGAGGCTCCGCGGGCCGTAACGACGGCTGAGGCGAGGACCGGATGGGCGTGGCGGCCGATCGCGCGGCCGTCGATCCCCCCGTCGAAGCATGCGAACCCCATCGACGCCTTCCTCGCCGCCAGGCTCGCGGAGAAGCGGCTGGCGATGTCGGCCCAGGCGGACCGCCGGACGTTGCTGCGCCGCGTCAGTTTCGATTTGACGGGCCTGCCGCCCACCTATGAGGAAGTGGTCGAATTCCAGGGGGATCGGCGGCCGGACGCCTACGAGCGCGTGGTGGACCGACTCCTCTCGTCCCCGCGGTACGGCGAGCGGTGGGCGAGGCACTGGCTCGACGTGGTCCATTTCGGCGAGACCCATGGGTACGACAAGGACAAGCCCCGGCCCAACGCCTGGCCCTACAGGGACTACGTGATCCGGGCCTTCAACGAGGACAGGCCATACCCTCGCTTCGTCCAGGAGCAGGTCGCCGGCGACGTCCTCTTCCCTGACACCGCCGACGGCTGCGAGGCCCTGGGGTTCATCGCCGCCGGGCCCTGGGACTTCATCGGCCACGCCGAGGTGCCCGAATCGAAGGTGGACGGGAAGATCGCCCGCCACCTCGACCGCGACGACATGGTCAGCAACACGATGAGCACCTTCTGCTCGGTGACCGTCCACTGCGCCCAGTGCCACGACCACAAATTCGATCCGATCTCGCAGGAAGACTACTATTCGCTCCAGGCCGTCTTCGCCGCCCTGGATCGGGCGGACAGGCCCTACGACCGGGACCCCTCCCTGGCAAGGCGTCGCCGCGACCTCGAAACGCGTCGCGACGCGGCGCGGGCGGTCGTCGATCGGATCGCGGCCCTGGCCAGGGACGCAGGCGGGGCCGAACTCGCCGCCCTCGAATCCCGCCTGGGAGCCGCGAGGAAGACGGCAAGCGGGGATCGTCGTCCGGAGTACGGCTGGCATTCCGGCATCGCCGCCAGCGAGAGCGAGGCGAAGTGGGTCCAGGTCGACCTGGGCAGGGAAGTCGAGATCCATCGCATCGTCCTCGCCCCTTGCGAGGATGATTTCAACAACATTGGCGCCGGCTTCGGCTTCCCCCGTCGCTACCGCATCGAGGCGGGCCTGGATCCGGCGTTCGTGCGGGGGGCCGCGATCCTCGTCTCGCGGGAGGAGGCCGACGAGCCGAATCCCCGGTCCCTACCGGTCCATCATGCAGTCCGGCCGACTCGGGCTCGCTTCGTCCGCGTCACGGCCACGAGGCTGGCCCCCCGCCAGCAGGATTTCATCTTCGCCCTGGCCGAATTGCAGGTCCTCGACGGCTCGGGCGGGAATGCGGCGATCGGGGCCCAGGTCTCGTCGCTGGACAGCATCGAGGCGCCCGCCCGATGGTCGCGACGGAACCTGACGGACGGGATCTACCCCGCGGCGATCGCCGGGGACGTTGCCGCCCTGGAGGCCGAGCGTGACCGGCTGCTGTCCCGGGTACTCACCCACGAGATGCGCGAGGCCCGCGCGCGTGCCGTCGCGGACCTGTCCGCGATCCAGGCGGACCTCGATCGGCTGCCGCCCCAGGGTTACGTCTACGCCGGCACGGTTCACCATGGATCGGGAGCCTTCGTCGGCACCGGCCCTTCGGGGGGCCGGCCCCGGCCGATCGCCATCCTGCCCAGGGGGGACGTGAAGAAGCCGGGCAGGGTCGTCGGGCCGGGCTCGCTCTCCGCCGTGACCCAACTCAAGTCGCGCTTCGACATCCCCCCCGACGGCCCCGAGGGGGAGCGCCGGGCGGCCCTGGCTCGCTGGCTGACGGACCGGGACAATCCGCTCCCCTGGCGGAGCATCGTCAACCGGGTGTGGCAGTATCACTTCGGCCGGGGTCTGGTGGACACGCCCAACGACTTCGGCCGGATGGGTGGCACCCCGAGCCATCCCGAGCTGCTGGAATGGCTCGCGGCGTGGTTCCGGGACGACGCGCACGGCTCCCTCAAGTCGCTCCACCGGCTGATCGTGACGAGCGCGTCGTACCGACAAAGGTCGGACGTGAACGATCCCAGGGCGGCCGAGATCGACGGCGAGAATCGTCTCCTCTGGCGGATGAGCCGGCGGAAGCTGGAGGCGGAGGCGATCCGCGACGAGGTCCTGGCGGTGGCCGGCAAGCTCGACCTCGGCACGCTCGGCGGCCCGGGCTACCGCGACTTCGTGATCGAGCACCCGGAGCATTCCCCGCATTACCAGTTCCACCTGGCGGATCCCGACGACCACGCACTCCACAGGCGGTCGATCTACCGATTCATCGTCCGGAGCCAGCAGCAGCCGTGGATGGCCGCGATGGACTGCGCCGACCCGTCGCTCCTCGTCGATCGCCGCAACCAGACGATCACGCCGCTCCAGGCGCTCGCGCAGCTCAACGACGCCCTGATCGTGGCGATGTCCCGTCATTTCGCCGACCGCGTGCGAGGGGCCGGCGAAGTCGAGGCCCAGGTGGGCCTGGCCTTCCGGCTGGCCATCCAGCGCCAGCCCGACCCGGAGGAGCTCGCGGAGCTCGCGGGCTACGTCCGCCGTCGCGGCCTGGAGAACGGCTGCCGACTCCTCCTGAACCTCAACGAGTTCCACTTCGCGGACTGA
- a CDS encoding stage II sporulation protein M, whose translation MRVGERLRQREEDWRELDRLVERLSRTGPRRASAGDVLRLGRLYRATCADLMLAEAHDLPRASVEYLHGLVGRAHNVLYRTRGFSLRDLGRALFDSAPRRLRTDPALRIAAAVFFGSFLLCALAAAARPDFAGQVVGEAALEQIDHMYARPLSGPGSEEMGRDDALMAGFYIRHNTSIGLQCFAWGILFGLGSLAQLLSNGIGLGTMFGHMATTPYAANFFTFVTAHSSCELTAIVLAGAAGLRMGWGLIDAHGLTRIASLRREAANALPALGASVVLFIAAAFIEGFVSASSLPYPAKAAVAILTAALILLYVTLGGRPGRTPEDEIGRETGRIAEA comes from the coding sequence ATGCGAGTCGGCGAACGCCTGAGGCAACGGGAGGAAGACTGGCGCGAGCTGGACCGGCTCGTCGAGCGACTCTCCAGGACAGGCCCCCGCCGGGCGTCTGCCGGGGATGTCCTCCGCCTGGGCCGGCTCTATCGCGCCACCTGTGCCGACCTGATGCTCGCCGAAGCTCACGACCTCCCTCGGGCGTCCGTGGAGTACCTCCACGGGCTGGTAGGCCGGGCGCATAACGTGCTGTATCGGACGCGCGGCTTCTCGCTCCGTGACCTCGGACGGGCCCTCTTCGACTCGGCGCCCCGGCGACTGCGGACGGACCCGGCGCTCCGCATTGCGGCCGCCGTGTTCTTCGGATCCTTCCTGCTCTGCGCTCTCGCGGCCGCGGCCCGGCCGGACTTCGCCGGGCAGGTGGTCGGCGAGGCCGCGCTGGAACAGATCGATCACATGTACGCCCGGCCGCTCTCCGGGCCGGGCTCGGAAGAGATGGGGCGGGATGACGCGCTGATGGCGGGCTTCTACATCCGGCACAACACCTCGATCGGCCTGCAATGCTTCGCCTGGGGCATCCTCTTCGGGCTCGGCAGCCTGGCGCAGCTGCTCTCGAACGGCATCGGGCTGGGCACGATGTTCGGCCACATGGCGACCACGCCGTACGCGGCGAACTTCTTCACCTTCGTCACGGCCCACTCGAGCTGCGAGCTCACGGCCATCGTGCTCGCCGGAGCGGCCGGCCTGAGGATGGGATGGGGGCTGATCGACGCGCACGGGCTCACCCGCATCGCCTCGCTCCGACGGGAAGCGGCCAACGCCCTGCCGGCGCTCGGCGCCTCGGTCGTCCTGTTCATCGCCGCGGCCTTCATCGAGGGCTTCGTCTCGGCCTCGTCGCTCCCCTACCCCGCCAAGGCGGCGGTCGCCATCCTGACCGCGGCGCTCATCCTCCTCTACGTGACCCTGGGCGGCCGCCCCGGGAGGACACCGGAGGACGAGATCGGCCGGGAGACGGGAAGAATTGCCGAGGCTTAG
- a CDS encoding RDD family protein — translation MSLDGTVVLETPERIAFSFPLAGPFRRLPAYLIDVCILGVLVLAALVFSVSLAGPSGLGLGLVLFFLFSWGYGAFFEGLFNGRTPGKHALGLRVVSEHGVPVRGPQAVLRNLIGSVDGPVPFAFLLGLTSMFVSPKFQRLGDLAAGTMVIVEERRPRIGLIRIDEQAVLELAARLPARIAAGPSLSLALSDYASRRLRFGDARREEIAEPLARPLRARLGLPPSVPADLVLCAAYHRIFLEG, via the coding sequence ATGTCCCTGGACGGGACGGTCGTCCTCGAGACGCCCGAGCGTATCGCCTTCTCCTTCCCCCTCGCGGGGCCCTTCCGCCGCCTGCCCGCCTACCTCATCGACGTCTGCATCCTGGGCGTCCTCGTCCTCGCGGCCCTCGTCTTCTCCGTCTCCCTCGCCGGCCCCTCGGGCCTCGGGTTGGGGCTGGTGCTCTTCTTCCTGTTCTCATGGGGCTACGGCGCCTTCTTCGAGGGGCTCTTCAACGGCCGTACGCCCGGGAAGCATGCCCTGGGATTGCGGGTGGTCTCCGAACACGGAGTGCCCGTCCGCGGTCCCCAGGCGGTGCTCAGGAATCTCATCGGCTCGGTGGACGGTCCCGTGCCGTTCGCCTTCCTGCTCGGGCTCACGAGCATGTTCGTCTCCCCGAAGTTCCAGCGGCTGGGCGACCTCGCCGCCGGGACGATGGTCATCGTCGAGGAGCGGAGGCCGCGGATCGGGCTCATCCGGATCGATGAGCAGGCCGTGCTGGAGCTTGCCGCCCGGCTCCCGGCGCGGATCGCCGCGGGGCCCTCCCTCTCGCTGGCACTCTCGGATTACGCCAGCCGACGGCTCCGTTTCGGCGATGCCCGCAGGGAGGAAATTGCCGAGCCGCTGGCGAGGCCGCTCCGCGCGAGACTCGGCCTCCCGCCGTCGGTGCCGGCCGATCTCGTCCTCTGCGCCGCCTACCACCGCATCTTCCTGGAGGGATGA
- a CDS encoding peptidylprolyl isomerase, whose protein sequence is MKLRIAFGMLGLALAGCAQSRSSLPSPPGAAGPIGVEPIPVLNDTINRGMGDRAVQRTALGDPNSPRWSGSFVPERAGVPAGAGTPDPVAAPAAAPRAVRPSPSSPGAGPNPAAAAVATAAGTTAAPSAAPPDTDVPAASTPAAAAAEGLPPVDEPAPAPAAPVQAPPSDPATRPAADSLLGPDPNLSPMADPPREGAAAGAQAVVPASPDGLLEAAPSVPADPHPQAAAGPSADANQGRPAAAAVASRAPAQGEGVVKASFAPDVVLGAGAGGNLKQAGRAAARVGNEVITVHDLIVVVQDQIKRFSPDQRPSQEEILMVSKTVLAGLIERMLIAQEAKRILKNPKQLNRLYEAADQYWREQELPPMMRRYVVENEAQLREKMAESGKSLSSLHQNFRQDFLAQAFLEQKLMDCRKVELPEMLKYYNEHVHDRQFDRPAQITWREIIVEYSRHPSPGDARKKAEALLTRLSRGEDFAALARAESEGPTAVKAQGGLMETSPGSYAVDSVNKALAGLPLNQVSPILEGPTSLHIVKVQKRRNAGPATFEEVQEQVRRTIMVEKLRKGREDLIAKLRQNTPVSNYLDGTEYDPTARGTE, encoded by the coding sequence ATGAAGCTTCGAATCGCCTTCGGGATGCTCGGCCTGGCCCTGGCAGGCTGCGCACAATCGCGATCGTCCCTGCCTTCGCCCCCTGGAGCAGCCGGGCCTATCGGCGTCGAGCCGATACCCGTCCTCAACGACACCATCAATCGGGGGATGGGCGACCGGGCCGTGCAGCGGACCGCGCTCGGCGATCCGAACAGCCCGCGCTGGTCGGGATCGTTCGTGCCGGAGAGGGCCGGCGTGCCCGCCGGAGCCGGTACTCCCGACCCGGTTGCGGCCCCCGCGGCGGCCCCCCGTGCAGTCCGGCCGTCGCCGTCGAGCCCCGGTGCCGGGCCGAATCCGGCCGCGGCGGCCGTCGCGACGGCGGCGGGGACCACGGCGGCCCCCTCGGCCGCCCCCCCAGACACCGACGTGCCTGCCGCGTCGACACCTGCGGCGGCGGCGGCCGAGGGACTGCCGCCCGTGGACGAGCCGGCCCCCGCGCCAGCCGCCCCCGTCCAGGCCCCGCCCAGCGACCCCGCCACCAGGCCTGCGGCCGACTCGCTCCTGGGCCCCGACCCGAACTTGTCGCCCATGGCCGATCCGCCCCGCGAGGGCGCGGCGGCCGGGGCCCAGGCGGTCGTTCCGGCCTCCCCGGACGGCCTGCTGGAGGCCGCGCCCTCGGTTCCCGCCGACCCGCACCCGCAGGCCGCGGCGGGTCCTTCGGCCGATGCGAACCAGGGGAGACCGGCCGCGGCAGCCGTCGCGTCCAGGGCCCCCGCGCAGGGCGAGGGCGTCGTGAAGGCGTCCTTCGCGCCCGACGTCGTCCTGGGGGCGGGGGCGGGGGGGAATTTGAAGCAGGCCGGCCGGGCGGCGGCGAGGGTCGGCAACGAGGTCATCACGGTCCACGACCTGATCGTCGTGGTTCAGGACCAGATCAAGAGGTTCTCCCCCGACCAGAGGCCGTCCCAGGAGGAAATCCTGATGGTCTCCAAGACGGTCCTCGCCGGGCTCATCGAGAGGATGCTCATCGCGCAGGAGGCCAAGCGCATCCTCAAGAACCCGAAGCAGCTCAACCGCCTGTACGAGGCCGCCGACCAGTACTGGCGCGAGCAGGAGCTGCCCCCGATGATGCGCCGCTACGTCGTGGAGAACGAGGCCCAGCTCCGGGAGAAGATGGCCGAATCCGGGAAGTCGCTCTCGTCCCTCCACCAGAACTTCCGCCAGGACTTCCTCGCCCAGGCCTTCCTGGAGCAGAAGCTGATGGACTGCCGCAAGGTCGAGCTGCCCGAGATGCTCAAGTATTACAACGAGCACGTGCACGACCGCCAGTTCGACCGGCCCGCCCAGATCACCTGGCGCGAGATCATCGTCGAGTACAGCCGCCACCCTTCGCCCGGGGATGCCCGGAAGAAGGCGGAGGCCCTGCTGACCAGGCTGAGCAGGGGCGAGGACTTCGCGGCCCTCGCGCGGGCCGAGAGCGAGGGGCCGACCGCCGTGAAGGCCCAGGGCGGCCTCATGGAGACCTCGCCCGGGAGCTACGCCGTCGATTCCGTCAACAAGGCCCTCGCCGGCCTGCCGTTGAACCAGGTCAGCCCCATCCTCGAAGGGCCGACCAGCCTGCACATCGTCAAGGTCCAGAAGCGTCGCAACGCGGGCCCCGCGACATTCGAGGAGGTCCAGGAACAGGTCCGCAGGACGATCATGGTTGAGAAGCTTCGCAAGGGAAGGGAAGACCTGATCGCCAAGCTCAGGCAGAATACCCCGGTATCGAACTACCTCGACGGGACCGAGTACGATCCGACCGCCCGCGGCACCGAGTGA
- a CDS encoding extracellular solute-binding protein, translating to MYAALDREFSDPVLRDLGRELALAVQAKFDIESTKTVGLTNRIIDEAVRPRCDLLWNNEILNTIRLKERGLLRPFRPAHAGDIPPGYRDKDETWYGFSGRARILLVNTRLVAEKDRPTRLLQLCDPRWKGKVGIAKPLFGTTATHACCLFVAWGDGKAAAFFRDLKANGVQVFSGNKQVASAVGSGQIAVGLTDTDDAMGEVEAGAPVAIVYPDSKPGESGTLIIPNTIALIKASPHPEEAQRLADAILAPAVEERLSEGPSAQIPLLTSSRSTPRVQTPATVHAMTIDFEAAAKLWERVAAFLLAEFAE from the coding sequence GTGTACGCCGCGCTCGACCGGGAATTCTCCGACCCGGTGCTCAGGGACCTGGGCCGCGAGCTCGCACTGGCCGTGCAGGCGAAGTTCGACATCGAGAGTACGAAGACGGTCGGGCTGACGAACCGCATCATCGACGAGGCGGTCCGGCCCCGTTGCGACCTGCTCTGGAACAACGAGATCCTGAACACGATCCGGCTGAAGGAGCGTGGCCTCCTCCGGCCGTTCCGACCCGCCCACGCCGGCGACATCCCCCCCGGCTACCGGGACAAGGACGAGACCTGGTATGGATTCTCGGGCCGCGCGCGGATCCTGCTGGTGAATACCAGACTCGTCGCCGAGAAGGACCGCCCCACCCGACTGCTCCAGCTTTGCGACCCACGCTGGAAAGGAAAGGTCGGGATCGCGAAGCCACTCTTCGGGACGACCGCGACGCATGCCTGCTGCCTCTTCGTCGCGTGGGGCGACGGCAAGGCCGCGGCCTTCTTCCGGGACCTGAAGGCGAACGGCGTGCAGGTGTTCTCCGGCAACAAGCAGGTGGCCTCCGCGGTCGGCTCGGGACAGATTGCCGTGGGGCTCACCGATACGGACGACGCGATGGGCGAGGTCGAGGCCGGGGCCCCGGTCGCGATCGTCTACCCGGACAGCAAGCCCGGAGAGTCCGGCACGCTCATCATCCCCAACACGATCGCGCTGATCAAGGCCTCGCCGCACCCGGAGGAGGCTCAGCGGCTGGCGGATGCGATCCTCGCCCCGGCGGTGGAGGAACGCCTGTCCGAAGGGCCCAGCGCCCAGATCCCCCTCCTGACGAGCAGCAGGTCGACCCCGCGCGTGCAGACGCCCGCGACGGTGCACGCGATGACCATCGACTTCGAGGCGGCCGCCAAGCTCTGGGAACGCGTGGCCGCGTTCCTGCTCGCGGAGTTCGCCGAGTGA
- a CDS encoding glycosyltransferase family protein encodes MDIDLIVLSRDLSPLREDVRAGIAAQRGVTLTVHRCAGTRHPDDPHRRATIARARNEMKRFGSRPLVMFLDDDVVLGPGCVSALAEGLRRRAGFAALAADSAAEMGCELENWDCPSHVGMAAVLFRRRDLAGLTFRWDDERCECRCCCDDLRAAGRGIGYLRGAAAWHRPGPEARHPARPHPDHAAPSAAASSPRGSPGRILAAFDRRDQRRFRKQFMKTLREFRNDEPVWAFAYGLSPLELEQLAAIPNLTVVSIPASGDCPALRRLEDFPRLLAEWPADTPVAYWDAGDVLFQSRLGPLWDLVAAHPDRILVAPEPLSYPENPVIRTWSDYVIDPVAREETFRIMSSQTFLNSGFAAGTARSLMAYCREGVQLLRSPFLWGMDLWADQPALNLYCHAHPESFRIIDRGWNYALAGRPPDQYFVGEDGRGYRTDGGPVHVLHGNSGTLNWLDRTAFGPAARYGPAPPAVSARR; translated from the coding sequence ATGGACATCGACCTGATCGTACTCAGCCGGGATCTCTCCCCGCTTCGCGAGGACGTCCGGGCGGGGATCGCGGCACAGCGGGGCGTGACGCTGACGGTCCACCGCTGCGCCGGCACCCGCCACCCCGACGATCCGCACCGCCGGGCGACGATCGCCCGGGCCCGCAACGAGATGAAGCGGTTCGGCTCGCGGCCGCTGGTCATGTTCCTCGACGACGACGTGGTCCTGGGCCCCGGCTGCGTGTCGGCCCTCGCGGAGGGGCTCCGACGTCGGGCCGGGTTCGCGGCCCTCGCGGCCGACAGCGCCGCGGAGATGGGTTGCGAGTTGGAGAACTGGGATTGCCCGTCCCACGTCGGCATGGCCGCCGTCCTCTTCCGCCGTCGCGACCTCGCCGGCCTCACCTTCCGATGGGATGACGAACGCTGCGAATGCCGGTGCTGCTGCGACGACCTCCGCGCCGCCGGGCGTGGCATCGGGTATCTCCGGGGCGCCGCGGCGTGGCATCGTCCTGGGCCGGAGGCACGGCACCCGGCCCGGCCCCATCCGGACCATGCCGCGCCGAGCGCCGCCGCCTCGTCGCCGCGAGGATCCCCGGGGCGTATCCTGGCCGCATTCGACAGGCGCGACCAGAGGCGATTTCGCAAGCAATTCATGAAGACGCTCCGGGAGTTCCGCAACGACGAGCCCGTCTGGGCCTTCGCCTACGGGCTGAGCCCCCTGGAGCTCGAGCAGCTGGCGGCGATCCCCAACCTGACCGTCGTCTCCATCCCCGCCAGCGGGGACTGCCCGGCCCTCCGGCGGCTCGAGGACTTTCCCCGGTTGCTCGCGGAATGGCCGGCCGACACGCCCGTCGCCTACTGGGACGCCGGCGACGTCCTCTTCCAGTCCCGCCTCGGGCCGCTCTGGGACCTGGTCGCCGCGCATCCGGACCGGATCCTCGTGGCCCCGGAGCCGCTGAGCTATCCCGAGAATCCGGTCATCCGGACCTGGTCCGACTACGTCATCGATCCGGTCGCCCGCGAGGAGACGTTCCGCATCATGTCGTCGCAGACCTTCCTCAACAGCGGGTTCGCGGCCGGGACCGCGCGCAGCCTGATGGCGTATTGCCGCGAGGGGGTCCAGCTGCTGCGGTCACCCTTCCTCTGGGGCATGGACCTGTGGGCCGACCAGCCCGCCTTGAACCTCTACTGCCACGCCCATCCCGAATCCTTCCGGATCATCGACCGCGGCTGGAACTACGCGCTCGCCGGGCGGCCTCCGGATCAGTATTTCGTCGGCGAGGACGGGCGCGGATATCGTACCGACGGCGGGCCGGTGCACGTCCTCCACGGCAATTCGGGCACGCTGAACTGGCTGGATCGCACGGCCTTCGGGCCGGCGGCGCGGTACGGCCCGGCCCCGCCGGCCGTTTCCGCACGCCGCTGA